A genomic segment from Corylus avellana chromosome ca5, CavTom2PMs-1.0 encodes:
- the LOC132183398 gene encoding uncharacterized protein LOC132183398 — protein MWHMLAAVTRNLQNMKKSPRVADESMFGASGNGADMERRRHGWHGFSFICTVLRAPISILSCFSHPHVNGADGVWVSGEFAQLSEMNHLMVSDSMRYAILM, from the coding sequence ATGTGGCATATGCTGGCTGCAGTCACCCGAAACCTCCAAAACATGAAGAAGAGTCCACGAGTAGCCGACGAGAGCATGTTCGGCGCCAGCGGAAATGGAGCTGACATGGAAAGAAGACGGCACGGGTGGCACGGGTTTTCGTTTATCTGCACCGTTCTGCGTGCTCCGATCTCGATTCTCTCCTGCTTCTCTCACCCGCATGTTAATGGCGCTGATGGGGTGTGGGTTTCCGGCGAGTTTGCTCAGCTTTCAGAGATGAATCATCTCATGGTAAGCGACAGCATGCGCTATGCAatattaatgtaa
- the LOC132180690 gene encoding putative F-box/LRR-repeat protein At3g28410: MPEHIVHHIMSFLPTTSATRVSALSKNFNSAWLSFPVFDFDEALYEGVIGPSGDRTEFLDFVLASLKKRCPSDIYIQRFSLRVWAPEISDNRIQNSIRLAVDRNVNELVVEIQTFQNNYCRLPRTALQNARLLSVLKLSGFSFEFEDLIPCLNLVEDLSLDSCSVSANFMLSSAKLKDLKLGFCRGLEKIEIDALNLQFFSYSAYHEEQHPCEINLSHCKNLRSLTLEESTISDDWVEDHVSQLVLLRNLKLIACRNLHKIKISNRQLVSFELLGCEKLLKAKIEAPNLISFDYSGNIPDTTSPPKIILLCCTLAHAKLYLTTRKLTIYSFFNLRNFLTRFGHCKTLSLSLGSDQALIFPKEMREYLVHPLLDLRHMRVELHSLSSLTGLVDGLLWLAPNLETMFISVKAALKSLMLNLQFYKWSPRSEDHMIKKVKFVKYEGNNDEKMSMLNFFHEKAIRVEANSDH, from the exons ATGCCAGAGCACATTGTTCATCATATCATGTCGTTTCTTCCGACCACATCTGCAACTCGGGTGAGCGCCTTGTCCAAGAACTTCAACTCTGCATGGCTCTCCTTCCCagtatttgattttgatgaagCTTTATATGAAGGGGTTATTGGTCCTTCCGGCGACCGGACGGAGTTCTTGGATTTCGTGCTTGCTTCTCTTAAGAAGCGATGCCCATCAGATATTTATATACAAAGATTCAGTCTTCGTGTTTGGGCCCCTGAAATATCAGACAATCGGATTCAAAATTCAATTCGTTTGGCCGTTGACCGTAATGTCAACGAGCTGGTTGTTGAAATTCAAACATTCCAAAACAACTACTGTCGTTTGCCACGAACAGCTTTACAAAACGCTAGATTACTTAGCGTGTTGAAGCTCTCAGGATTCAGTTTTGAGTTTGAGGATTTGATTCCATGCCTCAATTTGGTTGAGGATTTGAGCCTCGACAGCTGCAGCGTGTCAGCAAATTTCATGCTTTCAAGCGCCAAGCTTAAAGATTTGAAGCTTGGATTTTGCAGAGGATTAGAGAAGATTGAGATTGATGCATTAAATCTGCAATTCTTTTCATATTCTGCATATCACGAAGAGCAGCACCCTTGTGAAATCAATCTTTCCCATTGCAAGAATTTGAGGAGCTTGACATTAGAGGAATCAACCATTTCAGATGATTGGGTTGAAGATCATGTTTCCCAGCTTGTTCTGCTTAGAAATCTGAAACTGATTGCCTGCAGAAACCTGCACAAGATTAAGATATCTAATCGACAGCTTGTGAGCTTTGAGTTGCTTGGATGTGAGAAACTTTTGAAGGCAAAGATCGAGGCTCCAAATCTAATCTCATTTGATTATTCAGGCAACATTCCTGACACCACTTCTCCTCCCAAGATTATTTTGTTATGTTGCACTCTGGCTCATGCAAAGCTGTATTTGACAACAAGAAAGCTCACAATCTACTCcttcttcaatttgagaaattttctaACTCGTTTTGGTCATTGCAAAACGTTGTCGCTTTCGTTGGGGTCTGATCAG GCATTGATTTTCCCTAAGGAGATGAGAGAGTACTTGGTTCATCCGCTGCTGGATCTCAGGCATATGAGGGTTGAGTTACATTCATTATCAAGCTTGACAGGGTTGGTGGATGGCTTGCTTTGGCTTGCACCTAATTTGGAAACCATGTTTATTTCTGTCAAAGCTGCACTAAAATCCTTGATG TTGAATTTGCAGTTCTATAAGTGGAGTCCTCGTAGTGAAGATCATAtgataaaaaaagtgaaatttgtCAAATATGAAGGCAATAATGATGAGAAAATGTCCATGCTGAACTTCTTCCATGAGAAAGCCATAAGAGTGGAAGCAAATTCTGACCACTAA
- the LOC132182982 gene encoding F-box/kelch-repeat protein At3g23880-like, with protein sequence MSEYLPDEGVTDILQRLPVKSLLRFRCVSKSWNSLITSPAFIDSHLNQSIPNNTPPHPLLIVRSCVSYPNSKLNKEHYKLFPDNEAFEQCAEVDFPVKSRRRHHFTLIGYVNGLMCLFEHDRFILWNPSIRKVLNLPKPCITLKTHGRTTCHEAFGFDPRTNDYKVVRIAIPWRTTAIVKETLVEVYSVSTGSWRISSTTFPPLTTVFDTRLPKPCVEGSVHFTARNRSYTNIILSFDLRDEVFREMIFPYNIGYRTYIATCRVSGSLTLLSYHTERSWSVWVMKEYGAVDSWVQVQQTTIDIAEEIENVLGFKKNGHVLLQTRKKHGHCDLLSYDPESQQTTKLEIPKEMHTFFVDTYRENLVLLNQEANDVVSRSRVTKKRKNSIINPVRELGCVLDEMKRKCEDAAEEAKRKLFRAEQLQEKVQRMVFRQNQLMEKVELVARQLQMEVDCPQIQLEEEMGSEVRELQEKMRAIKQELQELQQETKQ encoded by the exons ATGTCGGAGTATCTCCCGGACGAAGGGGTGACCGACATCCTCCAGAGACTCCCCGTGAAATCTCTACTCCGATTCAGGTGCGTTTCCAAATCGTGGAACTCTCTCATCACATCCCCTGCCTTCATCGATTCCCATCTCAATCAATCAATTCCGAACAACACTCCCCCACACCCACTCTTAATTGTAAGGAGCTGCGTTTCTTATCCCAATTCAAAGCTCAATAAAGAGCACTACAAATTGTTCCCCGATAATGAAGCATTCGAGCAGTGTGCGGAAGTGGATTTTCCCGTCAAAAGCCGTCGTCGTCACCATTTTACGTTAATTGGTTATGTGAACGGTTTGATGTGCCTTTTCGAACACGATCGCTTTATTCTTTGGAACCCGTCGATTCGAAAAGTTTTGAATCTTCCAAAACCTTGCATTACGCTCAAGACGCACGGCCGCACTACGTGTCATGAAGCCTTCGGATTTGATCCGCGGACCAACGATTATAAAGTCGTGAGAATTGCAATTCCTTGGCGGACCACTGCGATAGTGAAGGAAACTTTGGTTGAAGTTTACTCTGTTAGCACAGGCTCCTGGAGAATAAGCAGCACCACTTTTCCGCCTTTGACTACTGTTTTTGATACGAGGCTACCCAAACCTTGCGTAGAAGGCTCTGTCCATTTTACAGCACGGAATAGGTCGtatacaaatattatattgtCGTTTGATCTGCGTGATGAAGTGTTTCGTGAGATGATCTTTCCATATAATATTGGCTACAGAACTTATATCGCTACTTGTAGAGTTAGCGGATCGCTTACTTTGTTATCTTATCATACGGAAAGGAGTTGGTCCGTATGGGTGATGAAGGAATATGGTGCGGTCGATTCTTGGGTGCAAGTGCAACAGACCACTATTGATATAGCTGAAGAAATTGAGAATGTGCTAGGTTTCAAGAAGAATGGTCATGTACTATTGCAGACCCGAAAAAAACATGGTCATTGCGATCTCTTGTCGTACGACCCTGAAAGCCAACAAACTACAAAATTGGAAATACCTAAGGAGATGCACACGTTTTTTGTTGACACTTACAGGGAGAACCTTGTCTTACTCAACCAAGAAGCGAATGATGTAGTTTCCAGAAGTAGAGTGACCAAGAAGAGGAAGAACAG TATCATCAATCCTGTGAGAGAGCTCGGCTGTGTGTTGGATGAGATGAAACGGAAATGCGAGGACGCTGCCGAAGAGGCTAAAAGAAAGCTTTTCAGGGCGGAACAGTTGCAGGAAAAAGTTCAAAGAATGGTTTTCAGGCAGAACCAGTTGATGGAAAAAGTGGAACTTGTAGCAAGACAGTTGCAAATGGAAGTGGATTGCCCGCAAATACAGCTTGAGGAAGAAATGGGATCTGAAGTCAGAGAGCTTCAGGAGAAGATGAGAGCAATAAAGCAAGAGTTACAAGAGCTGCAGCAGGAAACGAAGCAATAA